From Carettochelys insculpta isolate YL-2023 chromosome 22, ASM3395843v1, whole genome shotgun sequence, one genomic window encodes:
- the LOC142025048 gene encoding vacuolar fusion protein MON1 homolog B-like, producing the protein MACAGEPSSPPQDGMALPQEQPELSLTDTGEDEPSAGLEVLPALQSNGPLSAPDAQEEQSDKELSDSASTDALEDSSEFGRPLGVGPCELGAPPGPPAHRDEDVTAASWRARRKHVFVLSEAGKPIYSRYGNEEALSSTMGVMMALVSFIQSGDNAIRSIYSDDRKLVFVQQGPLVLVSVSRTLQSEQQLRQELLYVYYQILSMLTQVSITRIFERKKNYDLRRLLAGSEKILDRLLNLVESEPGFLLGAVRCLPLPASLRDALGTLLQKAITPNLVFSILVARSQLVTAVQERAVIEECRLEPTDLHLLLNLIGASSAFQAGEIWTPICLPRFNPDGYFYAYISYLDAECTVCLVLLSTDKESFYAVSDCKKRVEEAMRTQGWLQALSSGLQSPSYGVGQVGVPDLRHFLYKPLDIPENYRQLPQFTSPELEGPYCSEEEQHRLFDLYHYLHSRIHSTSRPLRLIYHVAEKETLLAWVTSKFELYTCFSPLVTKAGAINVLTKLLRWIKKEEDRLFIRYPPKYSTTPNPGKGAKGGRPDGTENGFFAGL; encoded by the exons ATGGCCTGCGCGGGCGAGCCCAGCTCACCGCCACAGGACGGGATGGctctgccccaggagcagcccgAGCTGAGCCTCACAGACACAG GTGAGGATGAGCCCAGTGCCGGCCTGgaggtgctccctgccctgcagagcaatgGCCCCCTGAGCGCGCCCGATGCCCAGGAGGAGCAGAGTGACAAGGAGCTGTCCGACTCGGCCTCCACCGACGCTTTGGAGGACTCGAGCGAGTTTGGGCGGCCCCTGGGGGTGGGACCCTGTGAGCTGGGGGCTCCCCCGGGCCCCCCCGCGCACCGCGACGAGGATGTGACGGCCGCCAGCTGGCGGGCACGCCGGAAGCACGTCTTCGTGCTGAGCGAGGCCGGCAAACCCATCTACTCGCGCTACGGCAATGAGGAGGCCTTGTCCTCCACCATGGGCGTCAtgatggccctggtgtccttcaTCCAGAGCGGGGACAATGCCATCCGCTCCATCTACTCGG ACGACCGGAAGCTGGTGTTTGTGCAGCAGGGCCCGCTGGTGCTGGTGTCGGTGTCGCGCACGTTGCAGTCGGAGCAGCAGCTGCGCCAGGAGCTGCTCTACGTCTATTACCAGATCCTCAGCATGCTGACCCAGGTGAGCATCACCCGCATCTTCGAGCGCAAGAAGAACTATGACCTGCGGCGCCTGCTGGCCGGCTCGGAGAAGATCCTCGACCGCCTGCTCAACCTGGTGGAGTCAGAGCCGGGCTTCCTGCTAGGGGCAGTGCGCTGCCTCCCTCTGCCCGCCTCCCTGCGGGACGCCCTGGGCACCCTGCTGCAGAAGGCCATCACCCCCAACCTGGTCTTCTCCATCCTGGTGGCCCGGAGCCAGCTGGTCACCGCGGTGCAGGAGCGGGCGGTGATCGAGGAGTGCCGGCTGGAGCCCACCGACCTGCACCTGTTGCTCAATCTGATCGGGGCCAGCTCGGCCTTCCAGGCCGGGGAGATCTGGACACCCATCTGCCTGCCCCGCTTCAACCCTGACGGGTACTTCTACGCCTACATCTCCTACCTGGACGCCGAGTGCACCGTCTGCTTGGTGCTGCTCTCCACTGACAAGGAGTCCTTCTACGCTGTCTCGGACTGCAAGAAGCGGGTGGAGGAGGCCATGCGGacgcagggctggctgcaggcactctcAAGCGGCCTGCAGAGCCCCTCCTACggagtggggcaggtgggggtgccTGACCTGCGGCACTTCCTCTACAAGCCGCTCGACATCCCGGAGAACTACCGCCAGCTGCCCCAGTTCACCAG cccagagctaGAGGGGCCATACTGCAGCGAGGAAGAGCAACACCGGCTTTTTGACCTGTACCATTACCTGCACAGCCGCATCCACAGCACCTCTCGCCCCCTCCGCCTCATCTACCACGTGGCCGAGAAGGAGACGCTGCTGGCCTGG GTCACCAGTAAGTTTGAGTTGTACACTTGCTTCAGCCCCCTGGTGACCAaagctggtgccatcaatgttctcACCAAGCTGCTGCGTTGGATCAAGAAGGAGGAGGACCGGCTCTTCATTCGCTACCCCCCCAAGTACTCCACCACGCCCAACCCTGGGAAGGGCGCCAAGGGGGGCCGGCCCGATGGCACTGAGAATGGATTTTTTGCTGGTCTCTAA